GCTTGTGTTAAATGAGGATTGGCACGATGTTGCTTGAGTTTCATGTATACATGTGATGTGCACGTGGGCCACATCCCTGAGTGGATCAGCCAATCTGCACCATTTTTATGTCAGCAATAATCCCATCTCTTCCTTTGGAGCACTGTAGGGAGAGTTGCTTCATACGGGTTTCCAAGGCCTGGCCCTCAAGGGACGTGCTGCTTTGGCTCCTGCCCCTGCCACCACTGCTGTTGCTGATGACACGATTGTTGTTGGCTTTGTCACTCGTTTTATTCTCAGCCCCTTCTGCTCTGTCTCCTGTAGAGATACAAAGGTTGCCAAATGGGAGCTGACAGTTCCAGGATTTCCATAGGCCCTGGCACCAGCCACCTGAGCCCTCTGCAGTTCCCACTGCCGCCCACCATGCATCTTAAGTTCTCAGCACTGGAGGACACACTGCATTTATCCCTCAGTGTGTATCTTTAGAGACGAGATTTACCATCCTCATCTATAGCTAGGAAGCAAACCTCTAGTGGGAATTTGCCAAGGGGGACTGTTCTAAGGAGAGACACGGGACATAAATTCTATGTGATTGGAGCTGGCCAGGCAGAGTGCCAGGGACCCCAGAAGAGCCCTAGCAAAGGTATGGACAATCCACAAGTTGGGCTGCAACTTACCTCGTTCCACCTCACATTCGGGGGATGAGGCCCCACTGCATTCACTTCGAGGGCCCAGTATTGGAAACATCATTCCAAATTCAGACAGGGACACGGGGCTGGGCAGATCCAAGCTGCCAGGCCTTGCCACTGCAGGGAACTGGTCAGGCATTTCAGATGGACTTGTTGGTCCTGAACTAAAGCTGGACACAGACTGGGTTTCTGAGTCATCTTCAGACACTAAGTTGCTGCAGTTGTCGTCTTCAAAGGCTTCTGAAGCCACTATGATGAGAGAGAACATCAGTCAATGGAGTCTGCTAACTAGTAGCCCAATTCCTTAAAGGCTTGCAAACACGCTCTCTGCTGGCAGACAGTCTCACAGCATGGAGTCTGTAGGATCTACAGCCTTCCTGAGCCTTCTGACCAGCCTCCAGAGCATCttgaaaagcagcagcagctagATCTCAGTGTTCTAGAAATAACTTAATTCCTGCTCTATAATCCTATGCCAGCAGGTGCTACCTAGAAAGGGTAGCTAGGGATGGCTAGGGTGGAGTGCATGTCTAGTATATACAAAGGCCTGATTTctatcccagcactgaagaaaagggaaagaagagagaaaaagaaatgggaagatAAATGTAGACACTAGCCCTCTGTAATCTGTCCTACACAGAGGCAATCGTACAATGAAGACTGAAGTCTTCCTTCTGGCATAAGCAGCAATTGCCGCTGGAAAGGGCAGCCCTGCATGGAATGTCTGTTAGTAACTTCAGATCTCCCTCAAAGCCTGCCTAGACCACTGTTCGCAGCAAAGAACAACACTCATTTATAATGCTCTGGCTGTGCCTGAGTTTGGGGACCAGAAtaaccaaggctcagagacaCGCCAttcttgttttcagagcctcAGCCTGCATTCTCACTCTTAAGGTCTTTCCTAGTTCCCTTTATGCCTATGGCATCTTTAACAATGGccttctagcattccagagaagTACTGTATTACTTGAGACAGACTGAATTCAGATCCTAACTCCACTGTGTGGCCTTGTCAAGCTACTTGATTGCTCTGTGTACGGGATTAATGAAGTGATATATAAAATAACTCATTCAGAGTCATTGATTCCATTATAGTTTCATTTTCCGTCAACCTGGCAATTCAGAATTTGTTGGTGGTCTTCTAGAGTTGTTGAGCATGGGGCTagtgatggcttagtggttaagagcacctgctgctcttccagggacccaggtttgattcccagcacccacacggaagctcacaactgtctaactccagagtatctgatgacctcttctaataccaggcaagcatgtggtatacatagataaatgtaggaaaaaaacactcatacattatttttaaaaatactactaataaggaaaagaaaagaattgctgAGGAAGGGGCCTAAACAACAATGGATTAttccacagaaaaagaaaagccgtGAAGTGTCTGTTCGGTGTCCCAGTGTAGTTTTCTCCACTAGCAGAAACTAGGTCAATGCTTATCCTAGCTGCACAGGATATCCCATGTGCTCAGACCCCAGGGAGAGCGCCAGCTGCCACCTCTAACATCCTTCCTCACCTTCACAGCAGAGAAGACGCCATCCCCATCACATAGCTGAAGCTAGCCTTGCTAGCCCACACCATGCAGTGGTAAACTGGGGTCTGAGTCACCAACTCTGTGTCCTAAGTCCCTATTAAATCTGTCCTCAGAACTTCTTAAAAGTCTTGAATGTTCTAATGTGAGAGGAGTGGAGGTGGAACATTTCCCAGACTTACTTGACCACGGAATGCTAACATTCAGTAGTAAACCAAGGAACAGAGTGTCCTACAAAACATGAGAACCCACCAAAGGGCCTGCAGGCCTGCCCAATCCTCCAGTTCCCCAGTGGCCGGCAAAGGATAGGGACACGATGGCCCTGAAAGCAGATCACAGATGCTGTCTGATTCCTCTGGCCAGACTCACCAGAAATGGCATCAGGCTCCGGTTTGCTCCCAGGCAGGTTCTCCACTGATGTGATGCTGCCCTCTGCCCCCACACCACAGCCCCGAGGCCCCATGGCATTGGAACGCCGACGCTCGTGTATCTCATCGGAGATCCTCTCCAGGCTCTTCAGGGCTGCCTTATACTCGCCTTTTGCCAGGGCCAGCTTGGCCTGAAGGTCATCCactgtcttcttcagttgctgAATGGGAAAATGGAGGACTTGATTAGCCAGAGTGGCTCTGCATATCCCTATTGAGAGAGGGGCTACACATGATtacaacacaacttcctaaaacACCCAAGAGATGATGGACCTCAGGGGTATTCAATTACTTTCATCATGGCTATCCATTCCCTGTAAAGAAAATCACTATCATCTCAACATCAGTCCATATGACATGAGAATATGCAGAGATGGTTATTAATAAGATGTAGCCCCAGGGAAGGAACAGTGGGCAGGTAAGTCCTGTAGCCTCACTTTGTCCCAGACAGAAGTTCTTGGTCCCGTATCTGAATCACCTATAGGGCTACTTACAATGCAGACTGCTGACCCAACCCCCAAAGGTTCTGACGTAGGGTGGAGAGCCTGGGAACTCTGCTACCAAAACGTTTCCAGGACTGCTAGTCTTAGGAGCTCACACTGACACCTAGTAAGTTAGCACAATTCAGTGAGCAAGTGAGTGAATGGTAAATAGCTCCAGACAACGTGCAAGCACCCAACACCATTTGAGAACTAAGGTCTAGGAATACGTTCCCCCATTTCCCCGTCACAGCACATGGGTCATTTGAAGGCCAGCTACCACACTAAAGTTGGGTTTTGAGTGTGGGTAGGGGTAGAGAACAAAACAGTgacagggggaggaggggcaaaaaaacaaaaacagtgacaAATCCAAGGTCACACATACCTCAAGCTGCACGTAGTACTTGGCCTTGAGCTCAAAATAAGGcctgcagaagacaggaagaagctgttAAGGATGTGATCTCACGGGGAACTCCTATAGATCAATCCACTGCAGTCAGTCAGGCCATTCAGGATTTAGGCCAGACACCAGCAGGGCTACTGACTTACCCAAGGTCTCAGTAGATACATAAGCTCAGTAGCCTCCTCACTCCCATCTCAAGATTTCAGAAACCTTACATCCTGCTTCATTTTACTCTAGGGAGACTGTTGGGGTCCACTGACCGATAGAGAAAACGGGACTGAGGAACAGGCTGCTAAAAAACACTTCCTCTGCTGAGACCaactacagaagcaagcaatACCACCTCCTGTCAGCTGGGCATAGCAGGACCGACACTTCAACCTCAAGTCAGTCCTCTTGTACAGCGACAAAGGCTAGGTATTGGTGAACCAACCAGGTTACATAGGCAAGGAGAGAGACAAGCCCCCTGGACTCGGGGTCAGACAGCAGAGCTGGCACTTGGTAGCAGCCTTAGTGATGAGCTGTTTCTCCTCCATCAAATCCCTATGTCCTGCAT
The nucleotide sequence above comes from Peromyscus maniculatus bairdii isolate BWxNUB_F1_BW_parent chromosome 9, HU_Pman_BW_mat_3.1, whole genome shotgun sequence. Encoded proteins:
- the Sh3bp5 gene encoding SH3 domain-binding protein 5 isoform X2; its protein translation is MLNHATQRVMEAEQTKTRSELVHKETAARYNAAMGRMRQLEKKLKRAINKSKPYFELKAKYYVQLEQLKKTVDDLQAKLALAKGEYKAALKSLERISDEIHERRRSNAMGPRGCGVGAEGSITSVENLPGSKPEPDAISVASEAFEDDNCSNLVSEDDSETQSVSSFSSGPTSPSEMPDQFPAVARPGSLDLPSPVSLSEFGMMFPILGPRSECSGASSPECEVERGDRAEGAENKTSDKANNNRVISNSSGGRGRSQSSTSLEGQALETRMKQLSLQCSKGRDGIIADIKMVQIG
- the Sh3bp5 gene encoding SH3 domain-binding protein 5 isoform X1, which encodes MDAALKRSRSEEPPELPLPAREVEEKEEEEEERMEQGLEEEEEEVDPRIQGELEKLNQSTDDINRQETELEDARQKFRSVLVEATVKLDELVKKIGKAVEDSKPYWEARRVARQAQLEAQKATQDFQRATEVLRAAKETISLAEQRLLEDDKRQFDSAWQEMLNHATQRVMEAEQTKTRSELVHKETAARYNAAMGRMRQLEKKLKRAINKSKPYFELKAKYYVQLEQLKKTVDDLQAKLALAKGEYKAALKSLERISDEIHERRRSNAMGPRGCGVGAEGSITSVENLPGSKPEPDAISVASEAFEDDNCSNLVSEDDSETQSVSSFSSGPTSPSEMPDQFPAVARPGSLDLPSPVSLSEFGMMFPILGPRSECSGASSPECEVERGDRAEGAENKTSDKANNNRVISNSSGGRGRSQSSTSLEGQALETRMKQLSLQCSKGRDGIIADIKMVQIG